One region of Primulina tabacum isolate GXHZ01 chromosome 1, ASM2559414v2, whole genome shotgun sequence genomic DNA includes:
- the LOC142504454 gene encoding rust resistance kinase Lr10-like has product MSNGSLEKYIFNRESDDGSLSWDTKYKIAVGVARGIEYLHRGCNIQILHFDIKPHNILLTENFTPKISDFGLAKAYLTEKNIVTLTAARGTICYVAPELINRSIGGVSFKADVYSFGMLLMEMVGLRQDLTANDQNASKYFPDWIYDRVNKGKDVDIGDADQTDDECRGKINRMTIAALWCIQMSPDDRPSMSKVLEMLESNTEVLQIPPQPSELSQQVAENEDDEWETYSDSVTLFDDTLSSV; this is encoded by the coding sequence ATGTCTAATGGTTCACTCGAGAAGTACATCTTTAATCGAGAAAGTGATGATGGTTCATTAAGCTGGGACACAAAGTATAAGATCGCAGTTGGAGTAGCACGAGGGATCGAGTATCTGCACCGGGGTTGTAACATTCAAATATTGCATTTTGACATCAAGCCACACAACATACTTTTAACTGAAAATTTCACCCCAAAAATCTCCGATTTTGGGCTTGCGAAAGCTTATTTAACAGAGAAAAATATCGTTACCCTCACTGCTGCTCGGGGAACGATATGTTATGTGGCTCCTGAGTTGATCAACAGAAGCATCGGAGGGGTCTCATTTAAGGCCGACGTCTATAGCTTTGGAATGCTTCTAATGGAAATGGTCGGCCTAAGACAGGACTTGACAGCAAACGATCAAAATGCCAGCAAATATTTTCCAGATTGGATTTATGATCGcgtcaacaaaggaaaagatgTCGACATCGGAGATGCTGATCAAACTGATGATGAATGTAGGGGGAAAATCAATAGGATGACAATAGCTGCGTTGTGGTGCATACAAATGAGTCCAGATGATCGACCCTCGATGAGTAAAGTATTGGAAATGCTGGAAAGTAACACTGAAGTATTGCAAATCCCACCTCAGCCCTCGGAATTATCCCAACAAGTTGCAGAAAATGAGGACGACGAATGGGAGACATACTCTGATTCCGTAACCTTGTTTGATGATACTCTAAGCTCTGTGTAA